From the Paenibacillus sp. R14(2021) genome, the window AGGATCGTGTCGCCGGCAGCGTGTGCGTTATTGCCCGGTAAGCCTGCGGCGCCTGCTTGATTGTGCATCATGCACATATAACTCAGCCTCCATTAGTTGATGTAGATGACCCCGTATGAGCTGCTGTTCACCTAGGCTTCGCCAACCCAGTTTCTTGAACAATTCCGTATTCTGCTCCTGCACCTGTGCGAGAAATCGCTCAACCCCGCGGTTCTCCATCGCTTCTACGGCGGCTTCGATCAGATAAACACCGATGCCCCGCAGCCGGTACGCTTCCATCACCGCTAGTCGTCCGCCCCACCAGGTCCCTTTCTCGTGCTTGTCGGGATAACATCGCACGGTGCCCATGAGTATGGTTGCGCCCCGCCAAGCATTCAAATGGATGGCTTCCGGATCATGCTCGTCTTCGTCCGTTACGTCGAACAAGCCTTGTTCCTCGACAAACACTTGATTGCGAAGTGCATGCGCCGCATTCAATTCCGCTTCGCTTGCTGCCATCCTTACATCCAAGCCTCTCATCCCATCACCCCGGGCGCTTTATTTTTCTCGAAGGACGGCAGCGCCGAGCAGGCACCGCATTTCGCGCAGCCCGCCATGCTATCGGCGGAAGATAGGCTTGCTGCCGACAGCAGATCCGCAACCTTGCGATACATATCATCCATGTAAGCGGATGTTGGCGGCTTCGCAAATTCGAGCATCGTTCCCCGCAGCGGACGAAGCGGCACGACGAACGGGTAAACCCCCAGCGCCGCGGCTCTTGAGCAGCCGACAATCGTCTTCTCGGCGTCCTCGCCCATGCCGAGAATGACATAAGTCGTGACCTGGTTCCTGCCGAACACGGCGACAGCCTTCTCGAACGCGTCGAAATACGTTTCCAGCGTGATGCTCGACTTGGAAGGCATCATCTCGCGCCGCACGTCTTCGTCGAAGGACTCGACATGCAAGCCGATCGTGTTCGCGCCGGCCTCCTTCAACCGCCAGTACCATTCGGCGTCCTCCGGCGGCTCGCACTGCACTTGAATCGGCAGGCGGCTAACCTTGCGGATCGCCTTCACGCATTCGGTTAAATGAAGCGCGCCGCGGTCGGTTTCATTCGGCGTACCCGTCGTCAGCGTAATCTGCCGAATGCCGTCAAGCCGCTCGGCCGCTGCCACGACCTCGGCTAATTGTGCCGGCGATTTCTTGGCGACCGTCGAGCCGGCTGCGAGCGAGTGGCCGATGGCGCAGAACTTGCAGCGGTCGTTAGGATCCCAGCGGATACACGATTGGATGACCGTGCTGGCCAGCACATCCGAGCTGTGAAGCGCTGCGATTTTGTTATACGGGATCCCGTCCGCCGTGCTGAGGTCATAGAAATTCGGTCTTGCTACGGGGTCCAGGTACATAAGCGTCTTGCCTTCGAACTGAAGCTTGAAGCCATCCTCGCCTTCGAGCAGCGAATACGGCGAATCTTCCGCCGGCCCGTTAAATACCGGCAGCATGACGGTCTGACCGCCGAATTGAAATGCCGCATCGTCTGTCGGTCCCGCTCCCCCGCGTCTGCCGGAGGCAAGCGCATTGGAAGACCGAATGCCCTTGTTCTGTAAGTCGACTAGACGGAACGCCTGCTCAAGCGCAGCCGCTGCGCCAGCATCCGGCAGCGATCCTTTCTTATCCTCCATGTCACATCCGCCTTTCTCTTGCGCTGCCTGATTTCGGTTGCGTTAACTTATATGACACATATTACGATCAATACACCGATATAACCCCATCCACACCCACATTAAATTTACCATCCACAGAATGATGTTAGGTTAATGCAGAAAAAATGTGCTATCATTCGGTTTATATGGGAGAATACATAACACACCTATTCGGCAGTATCGGACATTGCTTGGATTTACATGCTCTATGGAGAGGGGAATGTGGAATGGTGCGCAAAACGGGGAGTGCGGCAGGCTTATCGAAATATAAGCAAATAGCTAATCACATCGAACAGCGTATTCTAAGCGGGGAATTCCCTTCGGGAAGCTGGCTCCCTTCCGAGCGGAACCTGGCTTCCGAATTGAACGTCAATCGAAGCACGATCATTGCCGCGTATGATGAACTGTATGCCGCGGGGATCGTCAAGCGGATGAAGGGCATCGGCACGCAGGTGAACACGAGCATCTGGTCGGAAGACCCTTACAAGCGGCTGCCCGATTGGGAACAGTATGCAAGCGGCGGTTTTTTCAAGCAGAACAACCCCGTCAACCGCCAGATTCATCAATTCGTCCAATCGGACCGCCAGGTCATTAATTTTGCGATCGGCGAATTAAGTCCTGATTTGCTGCCCGTTTCATTGATGCAGGATGCGCACCATACGTTGGAGATCGACCGGTACTTGGGATATGAACATTTCCAAGGGAACCTGCGTCTGCGCGATACCCTCTCCGATCACCTCAAGACGTACCGCCGCATTGCATCGCCGGCTTCCTCGCTGCTGGTCACGTCCGGCGCTCAACAAGCACTTCACCTGATCATCCAAAGTCTGCTTAGTCCCGGCGATAACGTCATCATCGAAGATCCGTCTTATGCGCATTCGCTTCCGATCTTTCACTCCTCGGGGCTTAGAACCTTCCCGCTTCCTGTCAATCAGGACGGCATCGATCCGGACGAAATCATCGCCATTCATAAGAAGCACCGCATCAAGATGATCTTCGTCAATCCGAATTTTCACAATCCGACCGGTACGCTGATGAGCATGGAGAAGCGGCTGCGGCTGCTTGAGATCTCCACGACCTACGGCATTCCGATCGTGGAAGACGACCCTTACAGCCTGACGCATTTCGAAGGTGAGCATGTGCCGACCTTGAAGTCGCTGGATCGCGACGGAACCGTTATCTATGTGAGCTCGCTTTCCAAAATCATTGCTTCCGGCCTTCGGATCGGATGGATTGCCGGGCCGCATGCCATTATCCAGCGCATGGCGGACGTGAAGCAGCAGATCGACTTCGGCCATCCCAGCTATCCGCAGTGGATTGCAGCCCAGCTGCTTGCTTCGGACCAGTTCGAGTCTCACATTCGTGCGCTTCGCCGAGGCCTGAAGCAGAAGAGGGATCAAATCATCGAATCGCTGGAGAAGTATTTCGCGGGCCAAGTCACGTATGAAGTGCCGGAAGGCGGCATCCATCTCTGGTGCAAAATCAACCACGATGCGGCGGAGCATCAGTTGTTCAAGGAAGCCGTGCAGCAAGGGGTCGTCTTCGCGCCTGGAAGTACGCTTGGCTCATCCTGCGCTCATATGCGCCTAACCTTCAGCCGCGCGGACGACGATCGAATCGAGGACGGCATTCGCCTTTTATCCGAAGCGGCGAGGAGATGCGGCGGGATTCGATGAGAACGGGAATAATCGGCGTCAACCTGCGCCGGAGGACAACAAAGAGGACATCGGCTCGGTAAGATGACGGTCATCGTTCAACCGTTCATTCTGATCCCAAGTGACGTCCTCTTTGTGTTTGTTTCATCGCAGCTTACATGTTGATTCGTATAGTTCGGCTTCTAATCTTGAGCTGTCTTTCGCTCAATTATTTTACCAATTTCAATAAGATCGCGAATGACCCAATCGGCCTCCGGCGGTTCCTCGTAATCAAGATCTTCTTTCCAGACGGAACGCATGCCGACGGCGCTGCTGGCTCTGACGTCATTCACCGGATGGTCGCCGATGTAGACCGCTTCATGGGATTGGACGCTCAGCCGATCTAACGCGCGTTCGAAAATCGCCGGATCAGGCTTTCTAATCCCTTCCGCTTCCGAAATCAAAATGACGTCGAAGTAAGGCGCAATGCCCAGCGCATGAATGTTATGGGTTTGAAAAGCGGTAAGCCCATTCGTAATGAGCCCAAGCTTGACCTCGCGAATCTTCAAATCATCCAGAATCTCCCGCATATTCGAAAAACCGATGCAATGATGCCTGAAGTTTGCCTCATAATCCGCCAACAGGTCCTCCCAATGGCTCTCCGTCTCAAACTCTTCGACCAATGCTTGATAGACCTTGTCCTTCCATACATAGCCTTTACGATCAAGCGCAACGAACCGGTTTACGAACGTTTCTTTCTCGACATGACGGAAGGCTGCTAGGCGCTCGTGCTGCTTTGCCACGAAGCTTCTCAACGAACGGTCTCGATCCAGCAATGTACCATCCAAATCGAATATTGCTGCTTTTATCATCGTACATCTCCTTTGGTACAGCGCTATTCCATTTCGTTGACGCGATCAGGACGAATCCAGCTCATTTCTTAACCTCAATAATCGAGGCATGCGGAATTTCTTCGATGTCATACTGCGTTCGGAATGCCATTCCATGCCCTGCTAGGATGACATATTCATAATGCAAATACTTATCTATAACGCCGTCTATCCGCGATTTCATCATCGGTTTGGATTCCCACAGCCGGGCTTCCCCTTCCGGATAAATCCCATTGTTTCGATCATAGTCGGAGCCAAGCTCATGAAGCTGCGTTAAGGTGTCATATCGAAAGGACAAATCAGGCTGCCACTCTCTCAAATCGAATTCAACCTGAATGTCCAGCTTTAATTCTTTGAATAGAATCGCAGCGGTCTGAAGCGCTCGCGTGTAAGGCGAGGAGACGATTAATTGCGCATGCGCTAATCGCTCATCCCTTGAAGTTTGATAGACTTGCTGAATGCCAAGCGAAGTCAGAGGCACTAAGTCTCTTCCATGCCCCCTCAATTTATACCGTTCGTTCAAATCCCACTCCGGCTCTCCGTGACGAATCAGATAGAAGGTTGTCATTACTCTATTTAGCCCCCAAATAAATCAAAATTCAAGACATAGATGCCTGCGGTAAATAACACGACAATTACCACGATCACCATAATTATCGCCAATATAAAGGACCGTGTTCGACTGCTTGTCTGTTGCTTGATCTCTAAATCAGCCATTCTAGCCTTTATTTCTTCGAGTTCCGAGTCAATCGCCATCGCTGATTCTCCTTTGAAGGAAGTGGGCTATAAGCTTAAAATGTATGTATTCATTTATCGACGACTTCCCTTATTTCTCGTTGACGTTTCGGAGAAAGCAAATGATCGACTTCCGATAGTTTGGGATTATTTCACATAATTGTAACTCGAATAACCAGCAATACACAACGTTTTTCAAATAAATTCGCGCGAGTTCAAGCATGTATCGTGTACACCACAGATACATCAGTCGGCTTAAACGCATACTGCCCGCATAGAATAAACCTATAGGACGTCATTCACAGCCCTGCACGAGGAGATGAACAGTCATGCATTCCGGAAAAGCGCTTCGATTGGTTCTCGTCGGTCTTGTTTTTGCCGTTGTCGCGATTGGATTCCTGCCGTTCTTGGTCATCTACAGCTGGAGCGATCTGTACGGACTAACGGACGCCGACTCGCCGGCGTTTCCTCTTGGGTTGCTGCAGAAATTGTTCAAGTAATGTCCACCGCCACAGCCCCCGAAGTAAAAAAAATCCCTGGCTCTCATTGGCCAGGGATTGTACATAAACGGAAACCTTACTTTCTAGCTCGCTTGCTGCTTACTTCTTCTGCACGAAGAGCCCCTCCGACTCCGACCACTCTGCATAGAATACATCCTTAATCCGCTTAATTCCTTGCAGCTGGAGCTGCTGGAGCAGCCATGCCTCATCGCGTCCGAGCTCCCGAAGCTCGTCATGCTGAACATAGCCCTGGTCCATGAGGATCCGCGGCAGGCTGACCGGCTGCTCCGGTAAATCAAGCTCTCCTCTAGCCGGCGGGGCCTCGCTTGATTTGCGCATGACGCTGAGGTTGCCGTTTGTTTCGAATATGGCGTACGCAACCTCTCTGACGCTGAAGACGCTCTGCTCGCGCAGCAGCATGCCGATCTGATGCATGTCCAGCTTGTTTCTTCGCATTGCCCGAACATCAATGACGCCGTTGCGGATAATAATATCCGGTCTTCCGCTTAGCGGAACGGACAGCCAAGGCAGCAGCTGAACGATTTTCTCAAGCGCCAGGGAGAGCGCCAGCCATAGGGCTAAGGCGTAGACAAGCATCATGAAGTGAACCTCTCGGTCGTAAATCGTGTTCCCCACCAGCTCGCTCAGCATCAAGGAGGAAATAAAATCGAACAGCGTCAGCTGGGAAATTTCTTTCTTCCCCAGCAGCTTGGTAATGAACCATAATCCGAAAAAAGCCGTTACCAATTTAATGGTAATCAACATGTAATCCACGGCCGCACCTGCATTCTGAATAGGATATAGTTGGATTATACCACGCCAATCCTACGGAGGCGCCAGCCTTCCACCACGCTTTGTCAACGGGATGATCGCTGTCCACGACGATAAGCTGCTGCTCGAACAACCCGCTGGCAGCAGTATGAGCGAATGAGCAGCGGACAAGCTGGTTGAGGCACGAAGCAGACACCAACATAAACCTCCGCACATACCTATAAAACATATCAATTCATTATGGGAGTGTGCGTATGAGTCAATTCGAATCATGGTCTTATGGATATCCGCCTGTAACCAATTACTATGTTCCTGCACAGCCTCTTTCGTATTCGAATCCATGGGGCAACGTCCCTTACTACCCTGGCTATTCCGCCCAAGACGGCCATCATCGGGCCACGCAGCCGTTAACCTTCGTGCTCATTCACGGCTCCTGGGGCGACGCCAGCTACTGGGACCAGGTTGCAGCGGACCTGCGCAAGGAGGGCCATACCGTCTATACCCCCGAATACGCAGGACACGGCGCCGACACGAATAAGAATGTCACCCACGCGGATATTACGAGGTCCGTCGTCAACTATATCGTTTCGCGAAATCTTAAAAATATGATCTTGGTCGGACACAGCTTCGGCGGGTCCGTGATTCAAAAAGCAGCGGAACAAATTCCGGACCGGATCAAACGCCTCGTGTTCATGAACGCATACGTGCTCAATGACGGCGAATCGATTGCCGACGAAGTCCCGCCGGCTGCCGCACAAGCTTTTTCCCAGCTGCGCGCAGCCTCCAAGGACGATACGATCATGCTGCCGTACCCGCTGTTTCGCGAGACGTTCGTGAACCTCGCGGACGCCACGCTGGCGAGCCAGCTGTATAATAAAGTGAAACCGGAGCCGGCAAAGCCGTTTTACGAGAAGCTTGATCTCAAGAAATTCTATACGCTGCCTACGCCAAGAAGCTATTTGTATCTCACCACAGACGGCGTTCTTCCCCAAGGCGAAGGCTTCGGCTGGCACCCGCATATGTCCGACAGACTCGGCGTGTTCCGCCTGATTAAGACGCCGGGCGATCATTTCTCAACGGTCAAAACCGAACCGGCGCGCATCGCAGAGAAGCTGTACGAAGCCGCGCGCGATTAAGGCTATAATAAGCAACGAATCAAAGGACAGCTGCAGAGCAGCTGTCCTTTACTTAAGAATGGAACAATTTCCAAAATTCCCCGCTCGTATTGATGATTCCTCTAATCTGTGCGAACGGTATTGTGAAGGTCGGGAAGCCTGCGGCATACGGCGCAATCTCGTAAGGCTCGAAGTACAGATGAAGCGCATTCTCCGTGACGTAGAACGGCTGATCTGGACGAATGCCTTTATAGCTCCCTGGAAATACATACTCGTACTGCGGATCGTCTTGAATCTGCCTGCCTACGATGGCGCTTAATTCCTTCACGTAGTCGCTGCCCGGCTTAAACAAGTCCTGCAGTGCGTACATGCGTCCGTTCGATAAATTAATGATCGCGTACGTCTTCGTCGGCATGCCGTGTGCCGCGCCGAACGGGAAGTTGTAGCCGCTTAGCTCCAGCTGCAGCAGCTTCATCTTGAAGAAAGCGACCTCGAAGTCGCCGATATACGAGTAGTCCAGCTTCTTATTCGAAGGAATCGGCTTTACCTGCGACATTTCCTTCAGCCTCGTATTGACCGTCGCCTGCGCCGCGCCGCTTGCCATGCCTTCCACCTGCGGATAATAGACAAGATAGTCCGGATTGGGCTTATACTTCATTTCCTTCACAAAATACGGCGGCTGCAGCGGAATGACCGTATTCTGCTTCCATATGATGCGTCCGGCCCTGTTCAAATACGAGAGACGCCGATCGACGAAGGCTTTAATCAAGCCGCCTTCCTCCAGCGTCAGCGTGCCGATGCCGCTCACATTCGGATAGCCGGGTGCCGGCTTGCCGCTGCGATCAATGAAATAGGTCTCCTTCCCATCGGTAACCGAAGCCAGTTCGCCATCAAAATCAGAGACGTCCTGATACAGAAACGCCGACAGCAGATTGCCGTTCCAATCCGCAATCGCATACATCGAGCCCACGAAAGGCTGCTCCGGATCGATCGCCCGCCCGAGCGCCAGCCGATCATTGCCTAGATCGCGAATATCGTTATAGGCGGCCTTGACAATGAACGTTCCCGCTTTGTTAATGACGCCGTAGCTCGACTTGTAATCCTCTGCCGTATTGACAATCGCCCGATCATTGCGGAAGGTAAATGCCGACGTATACGCCGGTTGAAGGACGACGTCGCCGCGTTCGTTCAAGTACCCGTATTTGCCCGCGGTATCCCGTTGGAAGGCAAGCATGCCATCGCCGAGCGGGCCAACGTAAGCATATGGATAATCGGCAAGCCTGCGGCCGGTCGGGCCGATCAGGGCATATTCATTGTCCTTGATTTTGATGACCGCCTTGCGGTTCTTAAAGTCGCCAGCTTCCTCGAACTGAGCGGGAATAATCTCTTTACCCTGTGCATCCAAATAGCCGTAGCGGCTGTTCCCCGCATCGCTGCCGGCGTCTGTGACGTAGAATACTGACCGGCCCTCTTTCATATCCGCGATGAACGGATAGGCACGCTTGGTCAACACCTTGCCTCGCTCGTTAATCAGCTTGAAGCCTTGTTTATCAATCGCGACCGCTCGGCGTTCTGCGAAATCGTTGATGGAATCATACACGGGCGGAATCCGGTAGCACCCGGAAGCGTCAATCGCGCCGTAGCTTCCTTTCTGATCGGCTGCGATCGCGAGCCCATTCTGCTGAAAATCGCGCGCATCGCTGAACTGCGGCGCAAGCGCCATGCGGCCGCTGCTGTCGATATAGCCCCATTTCGTCCCGCCTACTAGCTTCACCGAGGCGGGAAATAATCCAATTGCCGCCCGCGGTTCATCGATCTGCAGCTGTATCGGTTTTCTAATCCGCAAGTCGTACATCCCTGCATCCTCTCCTATTCATCCGCATTCATCGCCTAATGGTATGCGGACTTTCGGCGGTTATGCTTAGATATCGTTGTCCCGTGAACGCAAACATGCACCCTTGCGGGTGCATGTACCATTCCATCTATAGAAACTACCGATTAGAATCCAAGCTTAATTGCACCGCCTGCGGCGCACGGCGCTTCATATTGGTAATAGCGACGCCGGCCAGTATGAGAATCCCGCCGGCAATTTGCGCGATGCGGATTGGATCGCCAAGCACGAAGTGGCTGACGATGATCGCAATGAACGGCGGAATATTCATGAACATTGCGCTCGTGGATGCTCCGACGACGGCGATGCCTTGATTCCACCAGAAGCCCGCCAGCCCTTGGCCGATAACGGCTACGCATACGAGCAGCACCCAAGCCATGGGCTGATGGCTTAAGTGGGAATGTCCGCCGATGGATTCGAAGCCAACCGCCGGCGACATCATGAGGGTCCCAATGACCGTCGCATAGATCGTCACCTCGTACGAGGACATCGCGATAGTCAGCTTGCGAATGAACAGCAGGCTGACAGACATGCCTAGCATCGCGAGCAGCAAGTAGATATCGCCTTTGGAAATGCCGACCGATTTGCCGCCGTACAGCACGATGCACACGACACCGACCAATGCGAGCACGGCTCCAGCCAGCTTCGTTGACGTGACTGTCTCCTTCAGAAAGATTCGCGAAAGCATCGTCGTTGCAATGGGAGACAACGCAATAATGAGTGCGGCGTTCCCTGCGGTTGAGTGCTCCAGCCCTGTGAAATAGAACAATTGGTTAATAAGCGTCCCGGTAATGCCTGCAAGCACCAGCAGCCCCCACTCCCGCTTGGTTGGGCGCCTCATTGTCTGATTAATCAATGCGACGGAGATCAAGAACAGCGACATCACCAACAAGCGAGTGAAAGATAACAAAATCGGCGAGAAATCGCGCAGCAAGTAGGCGCTTGCCACATAATTGCAGCCCCACAAGAGCGACACGCCCCAAAGCTTTCCTAGTACAGTACGTTCCGACATGATAATGAAGTCTCCTTGCATGAAAAAGCATTTATTTGAGTGGAACAGAAGCTCCGGATGCCGGCGTCCGTTTATTCGAACGCAAGTAAGACAGTATGGCTGCGAGCGCCATCAGCGCCGCCATGAACCAGAATACCGCATGCAGACCGGTCACGAAACCGCCGAGCGACGAAGTATCCCCGTTCATGCCGACTTGGGTACCCGAGAAAATGGCAAGCATGGCTTCATGCGGAATGCTGTGCGTTACGATCGGCATCGAGAAGGCGATGCTGAGCATCATGCCCATATTGGTCGTAAGCGAGCGGATGCCGGAAGCCTCTCCCCGGTATTTGGGTCCAGCCGCGTTCATGATACTGCTGGAGTTCGGGGAGTTAAACAAACCGGATCCGATGCTGATAATGGTCATATATATGGCTAAATGCCAGAATGGTGTAGTAAGTCCCGTATCGAGCGCAAGCCCGGCCAGACCGAAAATGCTGAGGAACAAGCCGATCGTTGCAGGCGTCGTTTCGCCGTATTTGTCGCCAAGGACGCCGGCAAGCGGCGAGAATACGAGCATGCCCGCTGCTAGCGGAATCGTCATAATGCCCGCCTCGAGCGCATCCTTCTCCATCGCCCCTTGGAAGTAGAAGATGAGCATGAACATCACCGCCATACGTGCAATGGCATTTAGCGTCGCCGAGATGATGCCGAAGGAGAAAATTCGGTTCGCAAACAACGGAAGATGCAGCAGCGCATTGGGATGGCGTCGTTCGATGACAAGAAAGATCGGAAACATCACAACGAAGACGAGACCGGATAGATAAACGACAGGTGAATTCCAGCTTTGAATCGGTCCCCAAGTAAGCGCGATCAGCAGGCCGGTGATCGACAGCATATAAGCAATCGCCCCGCCGCGATCCAACCCGCCTGCTCTCGGCGCAGATAATTTGTCCTCCTTCGTCCCCATCGCCCATAAGCCCCATACGACGCCGATCACGCCGAACGGCACATTGAACCAGAAGGTCCATTCCCAGCCGAAAGCCGTCGTCAGCCAGCCGCCGAGAACCGGCCCGATAATCTGACCAACCGCGACCACCATAATATTAATGCCAAGCGCGCGGCCGAGCTCTTCCTTCGGGAAGGCGTCCGCGACAATCGCGGTGCTGTTGGCCATGACCATCGCGCCGCCGATG encodes:
- a CDS encoding MSMEG_0567/Sll0786 family nitrogen starvation N-acetyltransferase; its protein translation is MAASEAELNAAHALRNQVFVEEQGLFDVTDEDEHDPEAIHLNAWRGATILMGTVRCYPDKHEKGTWWGGRLAVMEAYRLRGIGVYLIEAAVEAMENRGVERFLAQVQEQNTELFKKLGWRSLGEQQLIRGHLHQLMEAELYVHDAQSSRRRRLTGQ
- a CDS encoding MSMEG_0568 family radical SAM protein; protein product: MEDKKGSLPDAGAAAALEQAFRLVDLQNKGIRSSNALASGRRGGAGPTDDAAFQFGGQTVMLPVFNGPAEDSPYSLLEGEDGFKLQFEGKTLMYLDPVARPNFYDLSTADGIPYNKIAALHSSDVLASTVIQSCIRWDPNDRCKFCAIGHSLAAGSTVAKKSPAQLAEVVAAAERLDGIRQITLTTGTPNETDRGALHLTECVKAIRKVSRLPIQVQCEPPEDAEWYWRLKEAGANTIGLHVESFDEDVRREMMPSKSSITLETYFDAFEKAVAVFGRNQVTTYVILGMGEDAEKTIVGCSRAAALGVYPFVVPLRPLRGTMLEFAKPPTSAYMDDMYRKVADLLSAASLSSADSMAGCAKCGACSALPSFEKNKAPGVMG
- a CDS encoding PLP-dependent aminotransferase family protein → MVRKTGSAAGLSKYKQIANHIEQRILSGEFPSGSWLPSERNLASELNVNRSTIIAAYDELYAAGIVKRMKGIGTQVNTSIWSEDPYKRLPDWEQYASGGFFKQNNPVNRQIHQFVQSDRQVINFAIGELSPDLLPVSLMQDAHHTLEIDRYLGYEHFQGNLRLRDTLSDHLKTYRRIASPASSLLVTSGAQQALHLIIQSLLSPGDNVIIEDPSYAHSLPIFHSSGLRTFPLPVNQDGIDPDEIIAIHKKHRIKMIFVNPNFHNPTGTLMSMEKRLRLLEISTTYGIPIVEDDPYSLTHFEGEHVPTLKSLDRDGTVIYVSSLSKIIASGLRIGWIAGPHAIIQRMADVKQQIDFGHPSYPQWIAAQLLASDQFESHIRALRRGLKQKRDQIIESLEKYFAGQVTYEVPEGGIHLWCKINHDAAEHQLFKEAVQQGVVFAPGSTLGSSCAHMRLTFSRADDDRIEDGIRLLSEAARRCGGIR
- a CDS encoding HAD family hydrolase, whose protein sequence is MIKAAIFDLDGTLLDRDRSLRSFVAKQHERLAAFRHVEKETFVNRFVALDRKGYVWKDKVYQALVEEFETESHWEDLLADYEANFRHHCIGFSNMREILDDLKIREVKLGLITNGLTAFQTHNIHALGIAPYFDVILISEAEGIRKPDPAIFERALDRLSVQSHEAVYIGDHPVNDVRASSAVGMRSVWKEDLDYEEPPEADWVIRDLIEIGKIIERKTAQD
- a CDS encoding histidine phosphatase family protein — its product is MTTFYLIRHGEPEWDLNERYKLRGHGRDLVPLTSLGIQQVYQTSRDERLAHAQLIVSSPYTRALQTAAILFKELKLDIQVEFDLREWQPDLSFRYDTLTQLHELGSDYDRNNGIYPEGEARLWESKPMMKSRIDGVIDKYLHYEYVILAGHGMAFRTQYDIEEIPHASIIEVKK
- a CDS encoding DUF421 domain-containing protein is translated as MLITIKLVTAFFGLWFITKLLGKKEISQLTLFDFISSLMLSELVGNTIYDREVHFMMLVYALALWLALSLALEKIVQLLPWLSVPLSGRPDIIIRNGVIDVRAMRRNKLDMHQIGMLLREQSVFSVREVAYAIFETNGNLSVMRKSSEAPPARGELDLPEQPVSLPRILMDQGYVQHDELRELGRDEAWLLQQLQLQGIKRIKDVFYAEWSESEGLFVQKK
- a CDS encoding alpha/beta fold hydrolase is translated as MSQFESWSYGYPPVTNYYVPAQPLSYSNPWGNVPYYPGYSAQDGHHRATQPLTFVLIHGSWGDASYWDQVAADLRKEGHTVYTPEYAGHGADTNKNVTHADITRSVVNYIVSRNLKNMILVGHSFGGSVIQKAAEQIPDRIKRLVFMNAYVLNDGESIADEVPPAAAQAFSQLRAASKDDTIMLPYPLFRETFVNLADATLASQLYNKVKPEPAKPFYEKLDLKKFYTLPTPRSYLYLTTDGVLPQGEGFGWHPHMSDRLGVFRLIKTPGDHFSTVKTEPARIAEKLYEAARD
- a CDS encoding WG repeat-containing protein gives rise to the protein MYDLRIRKPIQLQIDEPRAAIGLFPASVKLVGGTKWGYIDSSGRMALAPQFSDARDFQQNGLAIAADQKGSYGAIDASGCYRIPPVYDSINDFAERRAVAIDKQGFKLINERGKVLTKRAYPFIADMKEGRSVFYVTDAGSDAGNSRYGYLDAQGKEIIPAQFEEAGDFKNRKAVIKIKDNEYALIGPTGRRLADYPYAYVGPLGDGMLAFQRDTAGKYGYLNERGDVVLQPAYTSAFTFRNDRAIVNTAEDYKSSYGVINKAGTFIVKAAYNDIRDLGNDRLALGRAIDPEQPFVGSMYAIADWNGNLLSAFLYQDVSDFDGELASVTDGKETYFIDRSGKPAPGYPNVSGIGTLTLEEGGLIKAFVDRRLSYLNRAGRIIWKQNTVIPLQPPYFVKEMKYKPNPDYLVYYPQVEGMASGAAQATVNTRLKEMSQVKPIPSNKKLDYSYIGDFEVAFFKMKLLQLELSGYNFPFGAAHGMPTKTYAIINLSNGRMYALQDLFKPGSDYVKELSAIVGRQIQDDPQYEYVFPGSYKGIRPDQPFYVTENALHLYFEPYEIAPYAAGFPTFTIPFAQIRGIINTSGEFWKLFHS
- a CDS encoding DMT family transporter translates to MSERTVLGKLWGVSLLWGCNYVASAYLLRDFSPILLSFTRLLVMSLFLISVALINQTMRRPTKREWGLLVLAGITGTLINQLFYFTGLEHSTAGNAALIIALSPIATTMLSRIFLKETVTSTKLAGAVLALVGVVCIVLYGGKSVGISKGDIYLLLAMLGMSVSLLFIRKLTIAMSSYEVTIYATVIGTLMMSPAVGFESIGGHSHLSHQPMAWVLLVCVAVIGQGLAGFWWNQGIAVVGASTSAMFMNIPPFIAIIVSHFVLGDPIRIAQIAGGILILAGVAITNMKRRAPQAVQLSLDSNR
- a CDS encoding MFS transporter, which encodes MKDVKKWMILSVTSLGSLLSALNFSTLIIALPDLLKGLHATLLQTMWVMLSYMVAQTVMVLMAGSLADRFGRKRIYLAGMLLFTIVSLVSGFAEHAPLLIVLRILQGIGGAMVMANSTAIVADAFPKEELGRALGINIMVVAVGQIIGPVLGGWLTTAFGWEWTFWFNVPFGVIGVVWGLWAMGTKEDKLSAPRAGGLDRGGAIAYMLSITGLLIALTWGPIQSWNSPVVYLSGLVFVVMFPIFLVIERRHPNALLHLPLFANRIFSFGIISATLNAIARMAVMFMLIFYFQGAMEKDALEAGIMTIPLAAGMLVFSPLAGVLGDKYGETTPATIGLFLSIFGLAGLALDTGLTTPFWHLAIYMTIISIGSGLFNSPNSSSIMNAAGPKYRGEASGIRSLTTNMGMMLSIAFSMPIVTHSIPHEAMLAIFSGTQVGMNGDTSSLGGFVTGLHAVFWFMAALMALAAILSYLRSNKRTPASGASVPLK